CGTTCGCATCCGAAACCTGTACCTGAGTGGGTGCATAGTTGCTTTTGGACAGCCATATTTTTTGTCTGACCAGCGCGTGGCTGTTGTAATTCGCTGCCACATCAAACACATAGGATTTATCATCGGTAGCCAGCTGACGTGAGGCATCTCCGATAATGCTGCGAACCAGCGTTTCATACAAATATACCTGGCCCTGGTTATTCGGCCAGTCGCTTTTAAAGCGAAAGCTCTTGTTCAGGCTGGGCGTTAGTACAAATACACCCTCATCATTACGCAGTACGATCTGCGTAACATCTTTTTTCTCGTTCGTCATGGCAATTCGGTAATAGGACGGCTTGCGGTAGGAAATATCCACCTTGTATTCCTGCGGCGTGTCGCCGGTATGCAGCGTCATCAAGGCTGTACCGTGGTAGCTGTTCAGGTCGCTCACCACGTCACTCAAATCTTTAACCACATCGTCCGCGCTCTTCTTGCCGCACCCGGCCAGCAGCAGCGTTACACACATGACCATGGCAAGCATCCATGAAATCCGGCGCATGTCATCAACCCCTTCAGCACATGTTTTAAATGAATTAGTACATGTCTATGAAGGACTTGTTCGATTTATGCAGACTGGCATGACAAGCTTGAGCGTATCTATTGCAGTAACTATTGCAGTAATGCTATAAAATCTTTTGAATACTTAAAACAAATTCATACAGGAAATAAACCGAAAAACCAATCAAAACCATACCAGCACTGATCGTAACCCACTTGATGGCAGTCCGATTCATGGCTTTGCGTGTTGTCGCCACAAGGGTCATCAAGCCTAAATCATGGATAAGAATACCCAACAGAATACCTAAGCCAACAATCAGGAATTGACTTGTATTTGACCGATCAAATGAACTTGCCAGCACCGTCCCAAAAACACTCACCCAGAACACTAAATTTCCTGGTGAAACAGCTACAAGCAGCCCATTTTTATAGGAAGAAAATAATGTTTTCGTCTTTTTCTCTCCTTCCAGCGCAATATCATGATCCGCATTTTTAATGCTATCGTACCCCACGTAGCACAAAAATATGGCTCCAATGAGCCACATGATCACCTGTACAACAGGTAATGACAAAACCGAGGCCAAGCCAAAATATAAACCAATGATTAATAACAAATCGATGGTCATCCCTCCAAGGCCCACAATCCATCCATGCATGAATCCATTCTTTAGCCCTTGCTTCGTCATTTCAACCGTAATGGTACCTACAGGTAGTGCTATAGAAAAACCAAGTAAAACATATGTAATAAACAATGCCATTTCCTGAACCCCTTTCAAATGTATAAAAAAGACATTCTATACCATAAAAAATGACAAATCAATAGATTTTTGAAGGCTGTACAAACCAAAAATACATGAGGTTTATTTTGTACAAAATCGGATTCATTGACCAAGTTTGTCCATTGAGTATTGAGGGTCCATCGCTTATCATTGCTTTTGTGATAATAATTCTCATTTACAAAATTTTGAATCACCCAATCATATGGAGGTTACTATGATCAACAAGAAAGCTACTCGACAATACACTGCTCTGATCTGCCTATTCTCTCTTATGGGGGCATTGCTGCTGGGATGCGGCGCATCTGACAATCAGACTGCAAACCGTAACACAGCAGCACCCGCAGCAGGATCAGCAGCATCTACACAGACTTTAGAAACAGCTCCAACACGCGCCTACACAGACTATAAGGGACATACAGTGAACATTCCGATGGCTCCCGGGCGCATTGCTTACTTCGGAGAAAACTATGGGGACCTGTTGGTTCTAGGCGTACAAGCTGTAGGTACATCGACTTCCATGATTGAGGGCAAGGTATATGAGAAACAGGTTCAGAATGTGTCGGACCTAGGGTTTCCCATTGATTTGGAAAAATCATTGGCTCTACAGCCAGATCTGATCATTACAAGCAATACGGATGAAAAGCAATACACAGCGCTGACTAAAATTGCCCCTACGATTATGTTCGATACCTTCGCTCCCATAAACGAGCGCTTGCTACTTCTCGGAGACATTGTGAACAAGAAAAAGGCTGCTGAAGACTGGCTTGCCCAATATAAAATCAAGGAAGCGGAGATGTGGACCAAGCTTCACGAAAACGGTGTTAAGGCGGGGGAAACGGCTTCAGTCTTTACCTACTATCCGGGTGACCGCTTGTTCGTAATGGGACGAACAGGATTGTCACAAATTTTGTACGAAAAGAACGGGCTCAAGCCTACAGCTCCTATTCAGAAAGCACTGGATGAAGACAAAGGATTCGTGCAAATATCGCAAGAAGTGATCGGACAATACGCCGGAGATCGGATCTTTATATTGAGTACTCCAAGTTCGGAAGCCCGGCAATCCACCGAACAGTTAATGAAAAGCAAGCTGTGGCTCCAGCTCCCTGCCGTCAAGCAAGGACATGTGTATATACAGGACATTGGCAAAACTGAAAGTGATGCATCCACCCGAGAATGGCTGCTGAAAGAACTGCCCAAGCTCATAAAATAATTCTGAAGAAGCTTATCGACACTTGTTGATAGGCTTCTTTTTTGTTGAACCGAAAGGAGGTATACTTAGATTCATATGATAACTATTCTTAATAAAAGGAGCGTTACACCGTGAATCTGTTCTTGTCGTCCTCACCCCCTCCTCCGTCCAACTCGCTGCTTTTTCATTTTAAGGGGATTGAGCTGGTTGGTGAGCCTGCAGCTTCCGCATGTCCAGTTCCAGCTCACTGCCTGCTTATGTTCATCGGTGGGACAGGTATGGTGGACATGGGGCAAGAGCAGTATCTATTCCATACAGGTCATGGGTATTGGCTAACGCCAGGTGAATTCTATCGAATCGCTCCCATTGATGGAACGGTGCCCGAATACTATCGGATCACGTTCGAGGTCATTGCTATGCCATCGGAACCACCATCAGACACAGCTTTGGGTGAACATACAACAGGCATACCATCCATATATAATGGACCTGTCCTGCCCAGACCACGTGAGCACATCGCTTCCTCTTTTTTCAAGCTCATTCAGTTGACCAAGCAATTATTCCATAGCGCCCAACAACCGATGCACCAGCATAACCCCATGTCCGCATTACAGCAGCAAATCATGTTTCAGGAGCTGCTCCTGCTGTGGCACGAATCGCATGAACAGGCAAGGAATAGAGCCAGCTCCAATTCTGCATTGCCAGCATCCATCGAAGGCACCATCACTTATATGGAAAATCACTATGAAAAGCCTATCACCGTCAAGCAGCTTGCCGAACAGGCGAACGTTTCCATATGGCAATACTCGCAAATGTTTCGAAAAATGACAGGCAAAAAGCCGCTGCATTACCTCACTGAGCTGCGCTTGAATCATGCCAAGCGGCTACTGCTGGAATGCAAACGGCCTTTACGGGAAATTGCCCGTCAGGTTGGTTTCTCTGACGAATATTATTTTAACCGACGCTTTAGGCAAATGACCGGAATTCCTCCGGGACAGTACGCGCTTAACATTTCCTGTTCCGTAGGCGTCAAGGATTGGACAGGCCACCATATTCATATTCCGCGCCGCCCAAGCCGCATCATCTATCATGGAGAAACGATGGGCGATCTGCTCGCGTTAGGGGCCAAAGCCGTTGGAGGAAGCCTGCGTCTCAGTAAATACAGTGTCTATAAGCATCGTCTGGGAAGCGTTGCAGATGTCGGACTTCCGCTGGATACCCGTTTGACCAGCGCTCTCGAGCCTGATCTGATTATCTTTGCCAACTCGGATGAACAGGAATATGAGCGTATTGCCAACATCGCGCCTACCGTCACCTTCAACTCCTTCGCCGCGCTGGAGGAACGGCTGCGCACGCTTGGCGTCTGGCTCGGCAAGGAACGCGAGGCCGAACGATGGCTGTCCTTCGCTGCCCGTAATCTGGAGATGTGGCAACAGCTTGGCACAGTAATCACAGCCGGGGAAACAGCCTCCGCCTTCATCTTCGATCACGGGGATCGGTTGTTTGTCATGGGCATGTCCGGCTTTTCGCCAGCCCTCTACCACCCGCAGGGCTTTCAACCTGTCGAGCCGATCCAAAAGGTGCTCGACGAGGGACACGGCTTCGTAGAAATTGAGCCAAACGAGCTGCCTGACTACGCCGGGGACCGCATTTTTATGCTCGTCCCCACAGCTCCAGACTCCAGACGCACGCTGGAGCGCATGATCAGCAGTTCTCTTTGGCGCAGCCTGCCTGCTGTGCGCCAGGGCAGGGTATACTTCGTAGATGCAGACCGCTGGAACTGGAGCGATGCCATGACCCGGCAAAAGCTGCTCACCGCCCTGCCCAAGCTGCTTGGCGCGTCATTATAAGATGATAGTATTTTTCATGAAAATACTACATCAGGCCGTGAATGCTTCCATCTGCCTCCAGCGACATATGCTCGGCGGCCGGGGATTTGGGCAGTCCAGGCATCGTCATGGTATTGCCCGTTTCCACCACTACAAAGCCTGCGCCTGCGGATAAAGAAGCGCTGGACACGTGAATCGTAAAGCCCTCCGGGGCTCCCAGCAGAGACGGCTGATCTGAAAAAGAATAGGGTGTTTTGGCCATGCACACAGGCAGTTGTCCGAAGCCAAGCTGCTCCATACCGGACAACGCCCGTTTAGCCGCAGGAGTGTATACTACATCTGCCGCACCGTAAAGCTCCTTCGCAATAATGCCAATTTTCGTTGGCAAATCAAGCGCAGTATCATACAAAGGTGCGAAGCTGGCTTTGTCCTCCTGAAGCAGATTTAGCAGACTTTGAGCCAAGCGTTCTCCCCCACGGCTTCCCTGCGCCCATACCTGTGACAGCTCAGCGGGTACACCCAGCCTACGGCATTCTGCCCGAATGAGCTCCAGTTCAGCTTCATGATCTGTTGCAAAATGGTTAATCGCTACCAGTACAGGCACGCCAAACTTTTGCAAATTCCATATGTGTCGGTTCATATTGGCTAAGCCAAGCTGTAATTGCTCCAGATTTTCCGCATCCAGCTCGTTTTTGGAGACACCGCCGTTATATTTCAGTGCTTTGGCGGTGACGACCAATACAGCCGCATCTGGCCGCAAACCGGACTGACGGCACTTGATGTCAAAAAACTTTTCCGCTCCCAGTTCGGCCCCGAATCCAGCCTCTGTGAGGACCACCTCTCCTAGCTTCAAAGCCAGCTTCGTACCGATCAGACTGCTGCATCCATGTGCAATATTCGCAAAAGGTCCGCCATGCACGATGACCGGCGTTCCTTCCAACGTTTGTACTAGATTGGGCTTCAATGCTTCCCGAAGCAGCACGGCCATGCCTTCCACCGCGTTCAGTTCCTCGGCGGTTACCGCTTCGCCCGCCTCGTTATATCCAATCACCATTCGGCCCAATCGCGCTTTAAGATCGTTCATATTTTCACTTAGACATAATACCGCCATCACTTCCGAGGCCGAGGTAATCAGAAAGCCGCTTTCTCTCACCGCTCCATTCCCCGTACCCAATCCGGTCACAATACTTCGCAGGCTTCGGTCATTCATATCTACAGCCCGTTTCCACACGATCCGTTCCGGCTTCAGCCGCAAAGCATTTCCATGAAACAAATGGTTATCAATCATCGCTGCCAGCAAATTATGTGCTGCCGAAATCGCGTGTATATCACCTGTAAAATGCAGATTAATATCTTCTGCTGGAACAATCTGGGCCTGCCCTCCCCCAGTTGCTCCTCCTTTCATACCAAAACAAGGTCCAAGAGACGGCTCACGCAGCGCAGCAACGGTTTTGTGCCCCAACGTATTTAGCGCCTGTGACAGCCCGATGGTTGTTAGCGTTTTTCCTTCTCCCGCTGGAGTCGGATTCATCGCCGTAACCAGCACCAGCTTTCCATTCGGGCGTTCCTTCAACTGCTCCCACAGGGACGGATTTAGCTTCGCTTTATATTTTCCATACGTCTCCAAATGCTCTTCTTCAATTCCTGCTTCCTTGGCTACATCAATAATCCTCTTCATTGCTCGTTATGTACCCCCCGTTTTTAAGTCAGATCTATGCTGTCAAATACTTTATGTTTTATTCTACCAAAGTGTGCCGTTTATTGCGCTATGATTCATTTCATCGCAAGCGTTATCATCATATGAACTGATAAAAAAGAGCATCCCCGCCCGCATGGACTTGGTGGATACTCTTTTGTTTAGAAATCAGGATAGCCTATTTTTTGACCAAGATAGCAATTCGCTCAAACACGTTCCAGGTTATAATGCTTTTCTAATGCTTCTTTAAAAGTATCAACAGGATACTGGTATTGAACCGTTTTAAACACAATCCGGTTGTTGCATTGGTTTTTTTCCAGCTCGCACCCATGCTCCATATCCAATTCCTTCATGACAAAAATAAGCTCTTCCAAGGTTCTCATCACACTATGGCTGTTTGTCGTCGTAGCCAGCATCTGCTCGCCTTCCTGTGTGTATGCCTCTACGATCTGCTCATCAAAGCCTTCGCTGATCATGAATTCCTTCAAGGCTTGAATAAAAAGAGTCGGCAGATTTTTGTACTGCGATTTTTTAATGCCAAACAGCGTAATGCTAAAGCGGGTTGCATCATGCATAAACACAATATTTTTTCTCCGATTCAGTAAAAACAAGCTGGCATGCCAACTATTTAAAGGCGGATAAATATCAACGTGAAGTGGCTCGGTATCCCATTCCTTCAGCAGTTTTTGTGTTCCCCGTATAACAAACATCATTGCTCTCCTTTATTGACGGTCCTGTACCGCAGCTCATGATTCGACATGCTTGATCTTTTGCATAAAGCATGTCCCAGGTATCATAACACCTTATTCCTAAGATTAGATTGTAAACTCTTTCAGTATAATATAGGGGAAAGTATGCTGATATTAAGTTGATTACATCTTGTGTTAGGGGGAGTAAAAAATCTACTTCAGCGCTTGCAGATAAAAATATTTAGGTACATCTCATGTTGTGGTTAAAGAATGGAGGTGGCGTCATTGTCCTCACTCTTTTCATTATTTCAATACATCACCATGTTGTGGTTAAAGGCTAGTAGAATCAAGCTTTTCAAAATCACAATGTGCTTATTTTACTACAGCCACAAGGGTTTCGCAATTTTTCCCCAACCTCGGTCAACTTCTCACCTGTCATATAAAAAAACGGCCCTTTAAACCTCCTTCGAAAATTCTCCAACTCAAATTCATTGATATTTTTTATGGAAATCCCCTTCACTGCTCTATATAATTCAGATACAGTTCGTCATACGAGCTTAATCCAAACATTAGGGGTGTTCGACACCTATGTCACAGCATATTTTACTCATTGAAGACGATCTATCCATCGCCGAAATGCTGCACAAGGCGCTCAGCAAAGAAGGCTACAAACTAACCACCGCCTATGACGGGGAAGAAGGGCTTGCTGCCTTTGAACGTCACACCTACGATCTGGTTCTGGTGGATTTGATGATGCCGAAGGTGGATGGCATGGAAGTGATCCGCCGAATCCGAACCAGCAGCGCGGTGCCGATCCTGATTATGTCTGCCAAGGATACCGACGTGGATAAAGCGCTTGGACTGGGGTTTGGTGCGGACGATTATGTCGCCAAGCCTTTTTCGATGGTGGAAATGACCGCACGTATTCAGTCTGCGATCCGCAGATCCACTACATATGCCCGTCAGCAACAGCAGGAGGAACAACCGAAAGCACCAGTTTTGACCTATGGCAAGCTGCATATTGATTTGGATCATTTTACCGTCATTCGCAATGAAAATGAAATTCAGCTAACCGCCAAAGAATCCGATATTCTCAAGCTGTTTGTAACCAATCCGAACCGGGTATTTACGAAAGCGCAATTATACGGATTTATCTGGAAAGAGGATTATATGGGCGACGAGAACGTGATTAACGTCCATATTCGCCGTCTGCGTGAGAAAATCGAAGAAGATCCCTCCCACCCTGTCCATATTAAGACGCTTTGGGGGATCGGCTACAAATGGGAGAACGGCTGATATGAACATCGAGAACATGTCGGGATGGATTGTCGTCATCATCCTAACCGTCGTTATTTTATGGCTTTGGCGGGAGCGTATGGCCTACAAGCGCAGTATTCAGGATGTCCGAACCCTACTAGAGCGGATTGTGACGGTGAACCATGCGGAAAAGCTGCTATATGTCACAGGTGATGCTGAGCTGCAACGACTCATGACAGAAATCAACCGTCTGCTGGACCTGAATCTCAGGGTGTCGGTGGATTACAACCGAAGCCAAATCGCCATGCGCAAAATGATTTCAAATATTTCGCACGATCTCAAGACCCCGCTTACGGTGGTGCTTGGATATGCCGAAATGCTGGATGGTGATCCGAATATTTTGCCGGAAGAACGTACAAAGCTGCTATCCAAAATTCGTCAAAAAACAAACGAAGCGATTGAGCTGATCGGCAGTTTTTTTAGCTTGGCGAAGCTGGAGGCCAATGATACGGACATTCCACTAACACGGCTGGAGGTGGGAGAGCTGTGCAGACGCAGCATTTTGGAGTTTTATGATCTGCTGACCGCACAGGGGTTTGCAGTGCATATTGATATCCCGGAGCATCCCGTTCATGCCTTGGGAAACGAAGGAGCCATTGCACGGGTACTGAACAATCTGATTTCTAATGCAATTCGCTACGGGGCGGACGGCCAGACGCTGGGACTGAGTCTATCGGAACAGCAGGACACCGTGCGTATAGAAGTATGGGATCGTGGGAAAGGCATACAAGAGCCGGAGCAGGACAAGGTTTTTGAGCGTATGTACACACTGGAGGACTCACGCAATAAGGCGGTACAAGGCAGCGGACTGGGTCTTACGATTGCCAAACGACTGGTCGAGACGATGAACGGAGAGATTCAATTGACCAGCAAGCCTTATGACCAGACAGTCTTCTCTTTTACCTTGAAGAAAATCAACTATTAACTATTCATTGAACTTAATAAATTTGTAAGAATCACGAAAGAAAAATGAATATTTCACCCTTTATTCTTGAATCATCAACAGTATACGAAGGGAGAACACCCATGACTTACATATTACGTACACATCAGCTGACCAAAGCCCTGAAGGGCAATGAAATTGTAGCAGGGGTCAGTATGAATGTCCGAAAGGGGGAAACCTATGGCTTTCTCGGTCCCAATGGAGCGGGCAAAACAACGATCATGAAAATGATTACCAACCTGCTCAAGCCGACAACAGGTGAGATTGAATTGTTCGGTGAAAAATTGACGCCAAAATCGTACCATCTGCTCGGACGGATGGGTTCGATTATTGAATATCCGATTTTTTATGACAGGCTGACAGCCCAGCAAAATCTAGAGCTGCACTGTGAATACATGGGCTATTATAACAAGCAGGCTGTTCGGGATGCTCTGGAGCTAGTGAACTTGCGCAACGCGGGTGACAAGCCGGTAAAGGACTTTTCCTTGGGGATGAAGCAGCGTCTCGGGATCGCCCGAGCCATCGCGACCAAGCCGGAGCTGCTGATTTTAGATGAACCGATTAATGGTCTGGACCCGGTAGGAATCAAGGAAATCCGCCAGTTATTCCACATGCTGTGCAAGGAATACGGGATGACCCTGCTTGTGTCCAGTCATATTTTAGCGGAAATTGAGCAGATTGCGGATACGGTGGGCGTCATTAATCACGGGCGGCTGATTGAGGAAGTGTCAATGGAACAGGTGCGGGAAACCAATACCGAGTACATCGAATTTTCAACCAATGATTGCAAAAAGGCAGTCTACGTCCTCTCGCATCATCTGAATCTGAATAATATTCGGGTACTGAACGAGCAATGTGTACGTATTTACGATACAAGTGTACCGCAAAAGCAAATTACAAAAACCCTCATTATCAATGATGTAGAGGTGGATTCCATTCATCAGAAAAACAGTACGCTGGAAGACTACTTTTTGCGTCTGCTAAATGGAGGTGATCTCCATGCTTAAATTGATGCAGCTAGAATTGAAAAAATTCCATCTGGCAGGATATATCCGTTCAGCCCTGATCGCCAATGTCTGCATTCTTGGGCTTACCTGCCTCATTGCGCAGACCACCCAAAGTGAAGGTATACACGAATTTGCACAGTACACTCAGATTCTGGATCTCATGGACAATTTGGTCAGGGCCACTTTTATCGTGTTTGCCTCTGTTCTGCTGTGCCGCTTTATTGTAGACGAATTCAAGTCCAAATCAATTACCATCTTGTTCATGTACCCGATCCACCGTAAAAAGCTGATGATCGCCAAACTCTTGGTCGTGCTACTGTTTACGTTCCTGTCCATTATGATATCGGAAATTGTCATTACGGCTGCCATTCATCTGCTTAATCAATTTGTCGTTATTGTACCCGATCAGCTTACGCTTGCTGTGTTGGGCCAGCAATCAGTACGGACGCTGATGAATGCCGTTGCCGCCAGCTTTATGGGATTGGTTCCGCTGTATATGGGAATGCGAAAATATTCTGTACCCACAACCATTGTGACCTCCATCCTGATTGTAGCATTGCTTTTCTCCAATAATAACGGCCCTACGCTTAGCTCCTTTGCCCTCGTGCAAATTGGCTTTTCTGTGCTGGGAATGCTTGTCGCCTATGCAGCGATTCGCCGCATTGAGTATAAGGATATTACCTCGTAAAATGAGTACACACATTTTTCACTGGACTTCATTCTAAAACGGGTATATCCTAAAGGAGAAATTAAAAACGGAATAAGGATCTTCGGGGTAGGGTGTGATTCCCAACCGGCGGTATGGCTCATGGAGCTAAGCCCGCGACTCTGTATCTGGCAACAGGATACGGACTGATTTGGTGAGATGCCAAAGCCGACGGTAAAGTCCGGATGGAAGAAGATCGAAGCATGAACATGCCGTGAAGTGAATGAGTGCGGCAAGTTTATTTGATCAACCCCCGTCTTGCATGGCCTCTAGCCATGGACGGGGGTTTTTGTGCCACCGGTCCTGTATTCGCAAGGAGCTAATTGAATATGAGTCAAACATCAACTGTACTAACTTCCAAGGGTTTTGAGCGCAGCACTCACATGAAAAGCGGTTTTTGGCTAGTCGCGATTGGAGCGGCCTTGTGGGGTGCTGACCCGCTGTTTCGTATTATTTTGTTAAAATCATTCACCTCAGCTCAAATTGTACTGATGGAGCACGTGCTGCTTTTTATTGCTTTGGCACCGATCCTGTGGAAGCACCGCGAGGAGCTTAAAGCAGTACGGCTCCGTCAAGTTTTTGCTATTTTGTTCGTCTCGTGGGGCGGTTCAGCTTTGGCCAGCGTGATTTTCACCATGGCACTCAGCAACGGTGATTTGAATGCCGTTCTTTTACTTCAAAAGCTGCAACCGTTGGTCGCTATTATTCTGGCACGCATTATTTTGAAGGAAATGCTGCCGCGTAATTTTGGAATTCTTATTGTTATCGCTTTGTTGGGGACGTATCTTCTTACCTTCGGCTGGTCCCTCCCCTTCGGGCATGCTCGTAATTTTATTCAGGTCGGCAGTCTGCTGGCACTGGGAGCAGCGGTTTTGTGGGGCGGCTCGACTGTGATGGGAAGTTATTTGCTTCGCTCGATGAAATATGAGACGGTAACCTCCCTGCGCTTCATGGTGGCGCTCCCCATGCTGATTGTTCTCACCTCTGTGGAACATGCGCCATGGAATATGCCTGCTGGTACATGGGCGGGCGCAGCCGTGATTATCAATCTGTTATTGCAGGCACTGCTACCGGGTCTTCTCAGCCTGCTCCTGTATTACAAGGGATTGAGCACAACCAAAGCGTCTTATGCCACTATGGCGGAATTGAGCTTTCCCATGGTCGGTGTCGTGATTAACTGGATCGCATTCCAGCAAATTGTTACCATGGCACAACTGACTGGTTTTATGCTTATCTGGATTACGCTGTTTATGATTTCACGTCAGCAAAAAAACTAGCAGGTTCATTCATATCCATTTCATCACTTATCTGAGTCAAATCCCTAAGCCAAATCGCGATGATGCTTTTGCGTCTCCGATTTGGTTTTTTATGTATAAGTATTAATACATAATATGCTACTTTTGAACTATTTTTAAATAAAAACGTCTAAAACATGCAACTATTCTTCGTTTGCCATAGATTACATCTATAAAATCCACTGCTTTTTGTCGAATAAAACAATGTAGTGATCATCAGACACAGAGGAGAACAACTATGACTAAAGCAAAACAAACAATTCCATGGTGGACCAGGTTTCTCAGACAGTTTTATTTAATGAGAACAAGATTGATTGTAGCTTTTTTGGCTGTCTTATTGATTCCAAGTGCACTTATTGGATACTTTTCTTATCAAGGTGCTACAACGCAACTCAGTCAGCAAATGAGCGGTTCTGTGTACACGAATCTGTATCTGATTCGAAGCAATGTCAATCAGTATGTATCGCCTATTATGAAGGATGTGGACGTGCTTGCCACTGAAATCAAATCTGATTCCATTGCTGCCGACGAAGATGCCCTTCAGAAAAAATTGAATGTCATCGTCAAGGCTCATCCCGAGTTGGATGCTGCGCTCCTCGGCAATGCGAAAGGACAATATATTCGTACGCCGAAAAAAAAGGAGGCCGATTATGATCCAAGGGAGAGAAAATGGTACAAAAATGCGATGCAGGAAAAGGACAAAGTATCCGTCAGTGTTCCAGCTGTCAGCGTCACGACAGGAAATTTAGTGGTTAATTTATCAAAAACGCTGGAGGACGGTCAAGGAGCTATTGCCCTCTCTTTGAATCTGGACAAAATGAGTCAAAGCCTCCAGTCTGTCAAGATTGGCGAACGCGGGGGAC
This DNA window, taken from Paenibacillus kribbensis, encodes the following:
- a CDS encoding LysE family translocator, which gives rise to MALFITYVLLGFSIALPVGTITVEMTKQGLKNGFMHGWIVGLGGMTIDLLLIIGLYFGLASVLSLPVVQVIMWLIGAIFLCYVGYDSIKNADHDIALEGEKKTKTLFSSYKNGLLVAVSPGNLVFWVSVFGTVLASSFDRSNTSQFLIVGLGILLGILIHDLGLMTLVATTRKAMNRTAIKWVTISAGMVLIGFSVYFLYEFVLSIQKIL
- a CDS encoding ABC transporter substrate-binding protein; this encodes MINKKATRQYTALICLFSLMGALLLGCGASDNQTANRNTAAPAAGSAASTQTLETAPTRAYTDYKGHTVNIPMAPGRIAYFGENYGDLLVLGVQAVGTSTSMIEGKVYEKQVQNVSDLGFPIDLEKSLALQPDLIITSNTDEKQYTALTKIAPTIMFDTFAPINERLLLLGDIVNKKKAAEDWLAQYKIKEAEMWTKLHENGVKAGETASVFTYYPGDRLFVMGRTGLSQILYEKNGLKPTAPIQKALDEDKGFVQISQEVIGQYAGDRIFILSTPSSEARQSTEQLMKSKLWLQLPAVKQGHVYIQDIGKTESDASTREWLLKELPKLIK
- a CDS encoding AraC family transcriptional regulator; translated protein: MNLFLSSSPPPPSNSLLFHFKGIELVGEPAASACPVPAHCLLMFIGGTGMVDMGQEQYLFHTGHGYWLTPGEFYRIAPIDGTVPEYYRITFEVIAMPSEPPSDTALGEHTTGIPSIYNGPVLPRPREHIASSFFKLIQLTKQLFHSAQQPMHQHNPMSALQQQIMFQELLLLWHESHEQARNRASSNSALPASIEGTITYMENHYEKPITVKQLAEQANVSIWQYSQMFRKMTGKKPLHYLTELRLNHAKRLLLECKRPLREIARQVGFSDEYYFNRRFRQMTGIPPGQYALNISCSVGVKDWTGHHIHIPRRPSRIIYHGETMGDLLALGAKAVGGSLRLSKYSVYKHRLGSVADVGLPLDTRLTSALEPDLIIFANSDEQEYERIANIAPTVTFNSFAALEERLRTLGVWLGKEREAERWLSFAARNLEMWQQLGTVITAGETASAFIFDHGDRLFVMGMSGFSPALYHPQGFQPVEPIQKVLDEGHGFVEIEPNELPDYAGDRIFMLVPTAPDSRRTLERMISSSLWRSLPAVRQGRVYFVDADRWNWSDAMTRQKLLTALPKLLGASL
- a CDS encoding formate--tetrahydrofolate ligase; translation: MKRIIDVAKEAGIEEEHLETYGKYKAKLNPSLWEQLKERPNGKLVLVTAMNPTPAGEGKTLTTIGLSQALNTLGHKTVAALREPSLGPCFGMKGGATGGGQAQIVPAEDINLHFTGDIHAISAAHNLLAAMIDNHLFHGNALRLKPERIVWKRAVDMNDRSLRSIVTGLGTGNGAVRESGFLITSASEVMAVLCLSENMNDLKARLGRMVIGYNEAGEAVTAEELNAVEGMAVLLREALKPNLVQTLEGTPVIVHGGPFANIAHGCSSLIGTKLALKLGEVVLTEAGFGAELGAEKFFDIKCRQSGLRPDAAVLVVTAKALKYNGGVSKNELDAENLEQLQLGLANMNRHIWNLQKFGVPVLVAINHFATDHEAELELIRAECRRLGVPAELSQVWAQGSRGGERLAQSLLNLLQEDKASFAPLYDTALDLPTKIGIIAKELYGAADVVYTPAAKRALSGMEQLGFGQLPVCMAKTPYSFSDQPSLLGAPEGFTIHVSSASLSAGAGFVVVETGNTMTMPGLPKSPAAEHMSLEADGSIHGLM
- a CDS encoding DUF6933 domain-containing protein → MFVIRGTQKLLKEWDTEPLHVDIYPPLNSWHASLFLLNRRKNIVFMHDATRFSITLFGIKKSQYKNLPTLFIQALKEFMISEGFDEQIVEAYTQEGEQMLATTTNSHSVMRTLEELIFVMKELDMEHGCELEKNQCNNRIVFKTVQYQYPVDTFKEALEKHYNLERV
- a CDS encoding response regulator transcription factor encodes the protein MSQHILLIEDDLSIAEMLHKALSKEGYKLTTAYDGEEGLAAFERHTYDLVLVDLMMPKVDGMEVIRRIRTSSAVPILIMSAKDTDVDKALGLGFGADDYVAKPFSMVEMTARIQSAIRRSTTYARQQQQEEQPKAPVLTYGKLHIDLDHFTVIRNENEIQLTAKESDILKLFVTNPNRVFTKAQLYGFIWKEDYMGDENVINVHIRRLREKIEEDPSHPVHIKTLWGIGYKWENG
- a CDS encoding sensor histidine kinase; this translates as MNIENMSGWIVVIILTVVILWLWRERMAYKRSIQDVRTLLERIVTVNHAEKLLYVTGDAELQRLMTEINRLLDLNLRVSVDYNRSQIAMRKMISNISHDLKTPLTVVLGYAEMLDGDPNILPEERTKLLSKIRQKTNEAIELIGSFFSLAKLEANDTDIPLTRLEVGELCRRSILEFYDLLTAQGFAVHIDIPEHPVHALGNEGAIARVLNNLISNAIRYGADGQTLGLSLSEQQDTVRIEVWDRGKGIQEPEQDKVFERMYTLEDSRNKAVQGSGLGLTIAKRLVETMNGEIQLTSKPYDQTVFSFTLKKINY
- a CDS encoding ABC transporter ATP-binding protein — protein: MTYILRTHQLTKALKGNEIVAGVSMNVRKGETYGFLGPNGAGKTTIMKMITNLLKPTTGEIELFGEKLTPKSYHLLGRMGSIIEYPIFYDRLTAQQNLELHCEYMGYYNKQAVRDALELVNLRNAGDKPVKDFSLGMKQRLGIARAIATKPELLILDEPINGLDPVGIKEIRQLFHMLCKEYGMTLLVSSHILAEIEQIADTVGVINHGRLIEEVSMEQVRETNTEYIEFSTNDCKKAVYVLSHHLNLNNIRVLNEQCVRIYDTSVPQKQITKTLIINDVEVDSIHQKNSTLEDYFLRLLNGGDLHA